The DNA window ATTATGGAATAAGCCTAAATAAGTTAATGCTCAATAAGAGACTAACAATTTCAGTATATGCTCGTAATTTGTTTAACAAGAACCTTACATTTACTTCTACTACAGAAACTAAAAGTTTCCGCTATTACAGCGAGACTAATTATCCAATGCGCAGCTTTGGAATTAATATCAGCTATAGAATCGGAGAACTTTCTGCAGCTGTGAAGAAAACTGCTAAATCAATTCAGAATGATGATGTTAAGAGTGGTGGTAGTAATACCGGAGGAGGAGCTCCTTCAGGAAACTAAAAACCAGTAATGAGAGTGTCTAAAAAGTCAAAATACTCCCTTGTATAATCGGATATTTGATTTCAGCCTCCATTAGGGATACGAATAAATGATGTGACCTCGAAAGTTTTTTGTCTAACTTTCGGGGTGCATATCTTACTTTTTGAACGCCCTCTTTATATGCGCGGAATTATTCTTCTTTTTTCTGTATTTATAGGGGGTGGATTTAAAAGTTCCGCAGCTTATAATCAATCAATTAGCTTAAAAAGTAAAACGGATTGTCAGAAAACTTCTTTTATAGTTTCTCTAAAAAATAGAAAGAGCGAGTTAAAAAGTGTTTCATGACTGATTTTAAGCACCATACAGGAAGCTAAAAAAGGACTAAATTTCGAGCATATTTATATAATATTACAAATAAATTAATAAAACGCTTTCACGAAGTGGAAAAAGCTATTTATTAAGTTAATCTGCCAGAAGTATCTATTTAATATACAACAATTTATAAGAATAAATTCATCGTGTAAAATATTAAAACTTTAATCAAGAATAGATTACATAAAAAAACCAAGCAATACTATAATAAATCTCTATGTCTTAGTAGCTTTTCATACTTAGGAAAAAGGGCTGTAACGCGATGTTACAGCCCTTTCGTCTATTTATGCAGACAAATTACTTATGCATTTCAACAATCTTAGTCGGAGCTAATTGCTCATTACGCATATTTACCTGACTCACTACATTTTCTGCCAGTGCTAGAAATGCCTGACCGGTAATTGAGTCTTCATTCAGTGCAACAGGAACGCCACTATCTCCGCCTTCACAGATGCTTTGAACGATTGGAATCTGTCCAAGAAGAGGAATATTCATCTCTTCAGATAATAGTTTGGCACCTTCCTTTCCGAAAATATAATATTTGTTTTCAGGTAACTCAGCAGGAGTAAACCACGACATGTTTTCCACCAATCCCAGAATAGGAACATTTACCTTATCATTGGTAAACATATCAATACCTTTACGGGCATCAGCCAATGCTACAGCCTGAGGTGTGCTGACTACAATTGCTCCGGTTAAAGCAACTGTCTGAACAATAGTCAGGTGAATATCACTGGTTCCCGGAGGAAGGTCGATAAGGAAATAATCCAGTTCGCCCCAGTTAGCATCTGCTATTAATTGCTTCAGCGCATTACTTGCCATACCTCCACGCCACACAGTAGCCTGATCGGGATTAACAAAGAAGCCGATAGATAATAGTTTTACGCCATACTTTTCTACAGGTATAATAAGATCTCTTCCTTCAACTCTCTCAAGGAAAGGACGGGCATCCTCTACCTGAAACATCTTTGGCATTGAAGGACCAAAGATATCTGCATCCAGCAAGCCTACTTTATAACCAAGTTTTGCCAAGGCAACAGCAAGGTTTGCAGATACAGTAGATTTACCTACTCCCCCCTTTCCGGAAGAAATAGCTATCACATTCTTTACATCAGGTAAAAGCTTTGCCACCTCAGGGCGAGGTTTCTGAACTGCTACCACACTAATGTTACCCACAATTTCCACATCCTTACTCACATAAGTAAGAATTGCAGCCTCAGCAGATTTCACTAACGATTTAATAAACGGATCAGTAGGTTTCTCAAAAATCAAAGAGAAAGAAACTTTCATACCTTCAATGCGGATATCGTCATCCACCATTCCGGAAGAAACAATGTCCTTGCCTGTTCCGGGGTAACGCACATTACTTAGCGCGTCGAGTATAAGTTTAGGATAAAGTGTCATTTTATTATTCATTTTCTAATTGTTCATCTTCAAAAGCTAACGTAGTCTTTTTACCGCTTCGTTTACTACGGTTGTAGCTACGATAGGTATCAAGTTCAATTTCTTGTTCAGGTTCTTTTAAAGCGCCTTCCTGAGGAAGGGTAAACTTAAGATATTTTATATTCAATCCTCTGTCCAGCCATTGTTGTTCGTAATATGTCTGAATTCCTAGAATATCATCTACCAAACCAGAATGGTATAAATCTTCAGTAACAAACAGCACCGGGAATTTATTCTCCTGAACCATATAGTTTGTATAGGTAAACATGAAGTTACTGTCAGTCTTCAGATGGATTATTCCATCCGGAACCATAAATTTGCGGTAGCGCTCCATGAAATATGTAGAAGTCAAACGTTTAGTTGCCTTCTTCATTTGAGGATCAGAGAAAGTAAGCCATATTTCGCTTACTTCGCCTTCACCAAAGAAACGGTCGATAATCTCTATATTCGTACGCAGGAATGCCACATTATTCAAACCTTCTTTCAAAGAATCGGAAGCACCACTCCACATACGTGAACCTTTTATATCAACAGCAATGAAGTTCTTGTCGGGAAACATACGTCCCAGTCCCACTGTATATTCTCCTCGCCCACAACCGAGCTCGAGTACAATAGGATTATCATTCTTGAAAAATTCCTTTCCCCACTTTCCTTTCATATCAAAAGGAAATTCATCCACAATGGAATATGGATATTCGAACACGTGCGGATAGCTCCGCATATCAGCAAATTTCTGTAATTTATTTTTTCCCATTCAATCTTTTTATTTTATTTCTTCCACCCAACCGGTATAGTTATAGAACACACGTGTGCTAAATCCCTGATGGAAACGTGCATAGTTATCTATTCCCGTACAATGACAAACGCCCAGACGTTTAGGCAACTTTCTTCCCAGATAAGTGCTTATCAGATCAAGCTTTTCGTCTCCGGCATTACGAACATGAAAACCTCCGATTACTACATTTAGTGTGTGCTCAGGAAAAGCTTCAAATGCACAACGAATAATATTAGTAATTCCTCTATGTGAGCAAGAGCTTAGTACTGAAATAGTTTTGGCATCCGTCAAGACCATTGCCAGTTCATCTTCAAATGTGTCGGGTACAATATTACCATCTATCACAGTAAAGAAGTGTTCAAAATGAGTATCTCCTTTCTCCGTTATTTTAATCTGAGGAATGACAAATACTCCCGGAACTATTTCTGTTAAACTATCTACCAACCATAACCGGTTTACATCTACCTGACCAGCACTTACAAAACCATTTTCGCGAGCATCTTTATATTTCTTCTGCAATGCTTCCTTCTTGCAAACAACTTTAGCTTGCGGATTGAGCTCAAGAAACTGCTTTACCCCACCCGTATGATCACTATGACCATGAGACAGAACCAGATAGTCTACTTTCTTTAAATCTATGCCCAGAATTTCTGCATTTCTGATAAACAAATCAGAAGCTCCTGTGTCAAACAGTATCAGCTTATCTTCAGCAGCGATCAAAAGAGATAGCCCATGCTCTGCCTGCAATCCCCGATCGTAAACAACATTATCAACAAGAGTCGTTATTTTAAAGCTCATAATAACATCCGGATTAAATTTATTCAGGCATTTGCCTTTAAAGAGAAAAGGGGTACATTATCTCATAGCAAACTGTCTATTTTGATAACACACCCCTTCTATACTAATTATAACAATTATTTAGCGATATACTTCTGTTTTTCAAAACGTTACTCTTATGGAATATTATTCCACAATAGTAATCCATCCAAATTCATCCGGTTCGTCACCGTACTGAATAGCACGAAGTTTATTATATAATTTTGTACTTATCGGACCTGGTTTGCCATCTTTTGCAATTACATAAGATATTCCTTTTTCAACGTCATCAATTCGTTCAATAGGACTGATAACAGCAGCTGTACCGCAAGCGCCGGCTTCTTCGAAAGTAAGAAGTTCTTCTTCGGCAACCGGACGACGTTCCACCTTCAAGCCAAAGCTCTCGGCCAATGTAATAAGACTTCTGTTGGTTATAGAAGGAAGTACTGAAGTTGACAGCGGAGTAATATATGTATTATCTCTGATTCCGAAGAAATTGGCAGCACCGCATTCATCGATATATTTCTTTTCTTTTGCATCCAGATAGAACTCAGAAGAGTAACCCATATCGTGAGCTTTCTTATTAGCTCTAAGGCTGGCTGCATAATTACCACCAATCTTAAATGTACCTGTTCCAAGCGGAGCAGCACGGTCGAATTCACGAATAATTACGTAAGGATTACAAGCAAATCCACCTTTAAAGTAAGGGCCTACCGGAGTAACAAACACAATAAACGTATATTCAGTTGCCGCATGAACACCTACCTGAGCAGTTGTACCAAACAGAACAGGACGAATATAAAGTGAAGCACCGCTTCCATAAGGAGGAACAAAACGTTCGTTTAGTTTAACGGCTTTCAATATTGCTTCTTTGAATTTATCAACCGGAAGCTTAGCCATTAAAATACCATCACAAGAAGATTGCAGGCGTTTAGCATTCTCTTCCAAACGGAAAATACGAATCTTACCATCTTTCCCTTTAAAAGCTTTCAAGCCTTCAAAAGCTTCCTGCCCGTAGTGTAAACATGTAGCCGCCATGTGAAGATTTACATATTCACTGCTGCTAACTTCAAGTTCTCCCCACTCACCATTGCGGTAATTATACCGAACGTTGTAATCTGTCGGAATATAACCAAACGACAGATTAGACCAATCTATTTGTTCCATTATTATATGATGTTTTTGTAAGTTTTCTATATGAGTAGCAAAAGTAACTTTTAAATTTCAAATTTCCACTTAATAGATTAAGAAAATTATGAAAGAGGAATCTTTTAAATGGGTTTAATATAAATCAGTTACCTTCACCTTCCATGATCTTTTTTATTTCTTCATCGGCTTTGTAAAGTTTCTCCTTACAAAAGCTGACCAATTTCTGAGCTTCTTTTAGTTTCAGGCTCAGCTGGTCGATATCCAGTTCATCTTTTTCCACAGCCGATACTATTTTTTCCAGTTTAGCCATAGCCTCAGCATAAGATTCTTTTTTTTCTGCCATATCCAGTTGTTTATTAATTATTTAACTTCACTTGTTACCTCACCCTTTGCCAGGCGTGTTGTAATTACATCTCCTGCTTTCAGCTGCGTGCTATCCGTCACTGCCTTCCCATCTTTGAGGGTTATACTGAATCCTTTTTTCAATAAGCGTTCAGGCGAAGCATCGTTTACCCGTTGCTCCAGCAACATCAGCCGGTGCTGTTTGCTCGTCAGGCTGCGGACTATTCCCACATTTATTTTCTGGATCAGTTGTTCTAACAAGTAGCCTTCGCGAATTGTTCGGTTTTTAATAACCAAAGGCAAACGATTCGTAAGTTCTGCCAATCGCGAGTGTTCTTTATCCATGCGTACCGATACAGAAGATATCAGTGTTTGAGCCAATTCTTCCAATGACTCTGCCGCATCGTGCATGTGAGTTATAAGGAACTGAGCTGCAGCTGTTGGTGTTTTCACCCGGGTATGAGCTATTGAGTCGAGCACTGTATCGTCTCGTTCGTGCCCTATTCCGGTAATAATCGGTAAAGGGAACTGTGCACAATTGGCAGCCAGCAGGTAAGTATCAAAACCCGAAAGATCGGATGTTGCACCTCCGCCACGGATAATTACCACTACATCGAAATCATCCCGATGGTCATTGACTGCATTCAGGGCAGCTATAACCGATTCCTCTACCTGATTGCCCTGCATCAATGCAGGAAAAAGGCGTGGGTAGAACACAAATCCATAGGGATTCTCTTCCAACTGCCGACAGAAATCGCCATAACCGGCAGCCGACGAAGAAGATATTACCGCTATTCGCTGAGCCAACATAGGCATTTCAAGCTCTTTATTGAGAGTAAGTACCCCTTCTTCTTCCAACTGTTTCAGTATTTCACGCCGTTTGCGTGCCATATCTCCCAACGTATAAGTAGGATCTATATCAACAACCGTAAGACTGAAGCCGTAAAGTTCATGAAACTCAACAGTGACTTCCACCATCACCTTTATACCCGACACAAATGCCTGACCAGTGCTCTCCTCGAAATAAGGTTTCAGCATACGGTACACGTTGGCCCAGATAGTTCCTCGAGCCTTTGCAATGAGATTATTACCACGAGCATCTTTCTGAATAAACTCCAGATAACAATGTCCGGTGGCATTTGAACGCACATCGCTTAGTTCTGCCTGAATCCAATAGGTATCAGGGAGTGATTCATTCAATGCCTGTCTTACCAACGCATTGAGTTCGTAAAGTGATAATGGTTCTTTTTCCATGAATGGGGTTTCTATTTTGTTGCTATTTCCGGATGAACGGCAAGGTAGGCCTTATATATATCGGGCACACCATAACCGTAAATATTATCAGGAAAAGTATAATGATTGCATGATTTGCGTACTAATTCAATAACTTCTTTTGCTGTGAGTTGCGGACAAGCCTGCCACAAGCAGGTAACCAGTCCGCAGAAGGTTGGTGTAGAGAAAGAAGTTCCGTTTGCATGACCCACTTCTCCGTTTGTATTCAGCAGAATTGTTCTCTCGCCAATAGCCGATACATCTGGTTTAACGCGGTTATCGGTAGTATTACCTACCGAAGAAAAAGGTGCAAGATTCAGGGTTGAGTCCACCGCTGCAACAGTTATTACATTGAATGCATCGGCGGGAGGAGTAATCTTTTTCCATGATCCGCGACCTTCGTTTCCGGCGCTGCACACTAAAACCATACCTTTGTCGGCAGCCATTCCGGCTGAGCGTGAAATCATTGCTTTCTTTCCGTTAAGGTCCTGATAAGTATAATTTTTAGAGGAATCGTCGAAAGTACGGTAACCAAGCGATGTATTTACCACATCCACTCCCACACTATCGGCAAATTCAATGGCAGCCGCCCAGTAATCTTGTTCCACTAAGTTTTCAGAGCTGGTATCTTCTGAGCGAAGCAACCAGTAAGAAGCCTCGGGAGCTGTTCCTACAATGGAATAAGGCTCATTGGATGCCATGCATGAAAGCACCTTCATTCCATGATTGTTTTCCTCATATATATCTGAATTAGGGTTCACAAAATCTCGTGTTCCTAATAACTTCAACGATTTAAAAGCAGTTAGTTTATTTGCATTCTTATATCCACCATCGATAATGGCCACCGTCATTCCTTGTCCACGGAAACCCGCCTCATGCAATTTCTGTCCGTTATGAATTTCTATCTGGTGAAAAGCTTTTCCGTAGTAGTTATCTGTTTTTTCCAGATTATTAGTAACCTCCTCTTTCTGTTTGGCGTCTAAAGACTTAACTGTTTCCTCACCCATCCAAACCAATTCAGTATTGGCTACGAAAGGAAGCTTCGCAATTTTATTCACCAATAACGAATCCGCACAACTCACCGCCACAGTATTGTTCCATTTGCTTGTTACAAGCACTTTAGCACCAGTAGCACGAATAGCTTTTATATATTTACCGGGAATAGGAAGGTCTGTAGAATCTATGGCCAGTTTTTGTTTGGCCCGGCGAAGTAATGCCTTTTCCGACAGGAATTGCTTAGGTTTATCAAGTGAATATTCAGTACTATTTTTGTCAGTCAGACTGATTCGAAACTTATACGTAACTTCCGCCTGAGCTACGGCCACCAGTAAAAGGGCAATAGCAATCAAACTTACTTTTTTCATTTTCTAATGTGTTTTATCATTTTACATAGTTATTCATGCAAATATATGTATTGATGGCAGGAAATAAAAGGATTATGGAATTAAATTTAAAATAGCCGGCGAATGATTAATAAATCCTTGTACAAAAGATTGTTTTCTTTTGTACAAAAGAATTAATTGTTCTGTACAGAAGAAAACAATCTTTTGTACAAGGGCATAAAAAAAAGAGCCGAAGCTCTTCCTTTCTATCTATAAGTTTTTCTATTCTTTGGTGATCAATACCGTGGCATAAGCCGAAATACCTTCTTCCCTACCTGTAAAACCCAGTTTTTCGGTAGTTGTTGCTTTAATGGAAATGTCTTCTTCGTCTACATTCATTACAGCAGCCATTGCTTTTTTCATGGCCGGAATGTGAGGATTCAGTTTAGGGCGTTCGGCACAAACCGTAGCATCAATATTTCCCAACTCATAACCTTTGGAACGGATTAGTTCCATTGTTCTTGCAAGGAGTATTTTACTATCAATATTCTTATATTCTCCGGCATTATCGGGAAAATGAAATCCTATATCACGCATATTTGCCGCACCCAATAATGCATCGCACACTGCATGAAGCAATACATCTGCATCCGAATGTCCTAACAATCCTTTTTCATGCTCCAGCTTTATTCCGCCGAGCCACAATTCACGTTCAGAAACAAGTGCGTGAACGTCAAATCCAAAACCAACTCTTATTTTCATCTTTTACCAAAAATATCTTTTATACCATCCATATCAAAAGAAAGAGAGAATCGCAATGTCTGATCCAACGGGTTGCTTTGCGCAGTTGATATCAGGTAAGCTGCATCCAGTGAGAATACATTCATTTTAAAACCCGCTCCCACTGAGAAATATTTCCTGTTTCCTTTGTTCTGATTTTCATAATGATAACCACCTCTCACCGAGAATTGCTGGTGATAGGTATATTCAGCACCAACCGACCATTGAACTTCCTGCATCTCTTCTTTAAAACCATCCGGTGCATCACTGAAGGACTTAAAGATTCCGGAAATGGGTGACATATCGCGGTAATCCCTCTGCAGTCTGTCCTGATAATCTGTATCAGTCTCACCATCTTTTTGCAAAGGACGTGTAGGGACCAGCAATTTATTGGCATCTGCACTGATGGCAAAGGTATTATACTCGTCAATAGGCATTAACAGAGAACCTCCCAGACGAAGATTCGTAGGAATAAATTCACTGGTATTACCACTGTCATAGGATATTTTACTACCAATATTGGATATATTCATACCAAAAGCAAGGTTGCACTCACGTTGCCCCATCATAACATAACGATTATAGTACATAGCTACATCTGCAGCAAAGGCAGAGCCCGGATTAACATCTTCATCCTGTCTGTAAGCTAAATCCGAATAAATAAAACGTAAGGCCACAGCTGCCGATAAATTCTCGGAAAGCATACGCGAATATCCCACATCAAAAGACATCTCATACGGATTGATAGTATATCCAATATCCTGGGCCGAACTTTGTCCCACAGTAACTTCACCAAGAGAAAAGTATCTTAAAGAAGCACTCAGCGCCTGATAGTCACCGATACGGTAATAACCTGCCACATAAGCCAGATCAATATCATTCACCAACTGACGAAGCCATGGAGTATAGGAAAGAGAAACTCCTGCACGGCTGATAGTAAAAGGATACTTCGCCGGGTTCCAGAATTGTGAGTTCACATCCGGATCGGTGGCAGCGCCAACGTCACCCATCGCACCACCTCTTGAATCGGGAGCTATAGAAAGAGAAGTTACGCCCGTATTTACAGGGTTAAACTGGTTCTTTACATCTTGCGCCTGCAAATTATTATTAGCAAAGAGGATAAGGATTAAAAGGATATATACTTTTAGTTCTTTCATACTTTCTTTTTAAACATCTGTTTATATAAAACTTTTTATCGGGGTTATTATTGTGCCAGAATGACTATTTTTCCTGCACGGGTACTCTCTTTACTTCCGCCCGATGTAATGGAAGCACGGAACAAATAAACTCCCGAAGCAACTCGCTGACCACCATTGCTAGTTAAATTCCAATCTACGTAATAATAGTTATTGGCACTCATGCCCGATTCGGTATGGGTCCACAATACTCTTCCGGAGAAATCGTATACAGAGAGTGTTACGTCCAGATTAGCTTCCGGCCGATCATGACTAAGTACAAACGTTGTATTATCTCTAGCCGGACTCTTTGTGCAATAGACATCAAACAATCCAGGTTTCAATCCGTTAACAACCTCAAACTCCAGGGAAGTTGAAGAAGAGTTGTTCATAATATCCCATGCACGGAAGAATAGCGTGTGCTTTCCTTCTGTCAAAGTTGGCAGACTGTATCGTACTGTTCCTTTTGTATAATCTCCAAAATAAGACTCATAGTAGTTATTCAGCACATAAGAATATACTGGCGAATTATCTATAATTGCCACAATATCATGTCCGATACCATTTCCAACCGTATTTACCCCATCACTATCTTCCAGGTCAGCAACTAGGTAAGGAGTTTCGTTTGTTTTTCCTCCATAAACAAATTCGGGAGTATTTAGGTAAAGGTTTATTTTCGGGCCCAGTGTGTCGGTATCCGCCGTCCCCTGTTCCGTTCCTCCAATCACGAAATTATTGTAAGCTCCCTGAGCTTCCCTGCCGGTTGCAGATTCGGCAGCATAGAAATTAAGCATTCCCTGTTCATTGGAATAATTAATATCTTTAGGAACCGGGAAGGTAAAAGAGAAATTTCCCGATCGGATGGAATCGCTGCCCGAGAATAGTTTCTTCTCTCTTTGTGAGAAAGTGAAACCTCCAGCCTCGGATGTTCCGTCATTATTCAAAGTAGTGACTGTTTCTTTGTTATCAAAAACAGTAGGATAAATCTTTCCATTAAAATCGGTCAGGATATTTCCGTCAGTATCGGTCACCCTTCCCTGAACCTGAACTTTTCCGCCAGCTTTGATAATTAAATCAGAAGCCAAAGCATCTTCACCTTTAAACTTATCAACCACAACTTTATAATCCGGATAGGCAAGCATTAATGCGGGGTCGCCAATCAAAGAAAACTTCAGTTTATTCAAATCTCCGCTTAGATTAGGGTCACATTTAGACAAACGCATAATATCTCCCAATCGTAGTCGGTTACCGTCTTGTTTGCTGAACACGTATTTACAAAAGACTTTATTCAGATTGGAATTGTTTTGTGCATATACCACTCTGGAAGTAGTAAACAGCGCAATTGCTCCTCCCTTATTATTCAGGAAAGCAAGTTCACCGGCAGAAGTTGAGATATCATCATATCTGCAAAAGTCGCAAGTAGCAGTAACCCAAAGCGGTAATCTGGAAGAGGTTAATGCAGTTATATCCGAAGAAACAAGGATATTCTCTGCCGACCAGCCATTAGGACCTCCGTGCCCTGTGTAATTTACCATAAACATACCTTCCTTGAACAGTTCAAGTAAACGTTTGGTTGCCTGTTTATAAGTATGTCCGGTAGCTGTTGTTTCCCACTTATAGGCATCTCCATAAATACGATTCACTAAAAAATCCGGATAGTTTGTCTCCACTTTAGTAGCCAACTCTTCAGCCTGAGTCATGTGCAAATTATTATCTCCATCATCGGCCACAAAGCAGATTGAATTTTTCCAGGAAGCAAGCTCCTTATTTTGCATATAGGCTATGGTTTTATCAACCATCTGCTTAGCTTCTGTAGCTGTACGAACCGGGAATCGACCAACCCCAATATCCATTCCATCATATTCCAGACTTGCTCCGTCCTCATCATCCAGCAAGCCCAAATAGTCATCCGTTACATAAGAGTAAGTTTCCCACGTTGAGTTATTAGACTGGTACCCCAATAGAAAATCATCGGGAGAATATCCCTGCCAGGAAGAGGTTATCATTCTGTTGTCCCAGGCACAATCACCAAAAAGCAATAGATATTTAGGTAGTTTATTACCGGCAGTATTCTCAGTTCCTGAAACAACGGCACGATCA is part of the uncultured Bacteroides sp. genome and encodes:
- the porU gene encoding type IX secretion system sortase PorU — translated: MCSRNHIFLLLLSLFSLSISAQNFTSLKWQDSFVSDQPLFADALYVANSKLPRYIQNIDLGPDYNNYAYSVKIEYPEFQTLSKSNISFLTVVGEPLASYPKADTRIFVSARKGILEVSFVPLVYRNGEYQRINSFKLTLEKSIAKQKRASTGTNLHSFASSSILSTGKWVKIRVGESGVYKITAAELQQMGFTNPAKVRLYGYGGRILPESFKKSKIDDLPEIPLWRGNGYVLFYANGVVRWDENSGVTGFTHTNNCYSNYGYYFLTEGNDTPLIFPAEESLTSDNAKTVTTFDDYALYEKDAFNWTASGRELYDSYDFVSGNTKNYSFTLPGITNDKAYCTVAFAAKSDVYTTVGVQIDGTSYGQFSIASAPINDSYCKAQPGSGTVIWDGNKNENTTVTLTHTRGAGSSGRLNYIQMNYRRKLALYDSYTAFRDLPSVGDVTTYVIAGANSNMKVWDVTTPGDCRQMNGTLTDGKYSFTVNNPSLREFVAVDVNGTNFKKVEVVGNVNNQNLHSLEQCDMVIIVPSNGNFLSDAERLAEAHRTKDGMTVHVVTADQVYNEFSSGTPDATAYRWFMKMFYDRAVVSGTENTAGNKLPKYLLLFGDCAWDNRMITSSWQGYSPDDFLLGYQSNNSTWETYSYVTDDYLGLLDDEDGASLEYDGMDIGVGRFPVRTATEAKQMVDKTIAYMQNKELASWKNSICFVADDGDNNLHMTQAEELATKVETNYPDFLVNRIYGDAYKWETTATGHTYKQATKRLLELFKEGMFMVNYTGHGGPNGWSAENILVSSDITALTSSRLPLWVTATCDFCRYDDISTSAGELAFLNNKGGAIALFTTSRVVYAQNNSNLNKVFCKYVFSKQDGNRLRLGDIMRLSKCDPNLSGDLNKLKFSLIGDPALMLAYPDYKVVVDKFKGEDALASDLIIKAGGKVQVQGRVTDTDGNILTDFNGKIYPTVFDNKETVTTLNNDGTSEAGGFTFSQREKKLFSGSDSIRSGNFSFTFPVPKDINYSNEQGMLNFYAAESATGREAQGAYNNFVIGGTEQGTADTDTLGPKINLYLNTPEFVYGGKTNETPYLVADLEDSDGVNTVGNGIGHDIVAIIDNSPVYSYVLNNYYESYFGDYTKGTVRYSLPTLTEGKHTLFFRAWDIMNNSSSTSLEFEVVNGLKPGLFDVYCTKSPARDNTTFVLSHDRPEANLDVTLSVYDFSGRVLWTHTESGMSANNYYYVDWNLTSNGGQRVASGVYLFRASITSGGSKESTRAGKIVILAQ